The DNA sequence tacttataattaatactaaaagtttataactaatattaatattaaatatataatttataactaatactaatatataacttataactatactaatagtcttaaaaaaatcgaaagaccggaccggaaactagtaaaagtatcggtttaggagggtaaccggtgcgtaatcggttttgaaaaatacaaaaccggtgcataccagttcggtcttagattttgtccaaaactggaccggatCGAACCGGTTGCACTCCTAGCTGAAACCAATTTTTGGagaccaataaaaaataaaagaataaataatgttaaaacaaaaccaccaaaaatataaataagagaCCAAAAccttaaaaagataataaaagaaaagaaaataatagaaaaacgGAGTAGTGAAGGAGAAACAAGTCACATAATCAAGAGATGTATAtttcaaagataaaatataattttttaattatattttaaagttaataatgatattttattacaattattttctaaaattcaatatacaatcaattaatttaatagagACTTccaatttaaaaacatgaaaacttttaattgaggtttttttttttaatcaagaatacctcatttcatttataaactCAAACAGTACAACTATTATCATCCACAATGTATTGTAAAATTTCCTGTAGTCCTTCCTCTATCCAACAGAGTTCACCTGCAATTTGTAATGACAGTTTTGCAAGTTTATGTGTAACTATATTTCCTTCCCTATgtataaaactcaaagacaaaTGTAGTCCCTGTGCTAGAAGCCTCTTTATATCCTCAATCAGCTGACTATGTTCATATTCATCCTTCTCCTCGAAAAGCACTACGTCTATCACCCCTTTTGCATCCCCTTCCATCATGACAGACCAGAATCCCATCTCCAAGCATAGCTCAATAGATCTTTTCAAAGCAAGACATTCAATAATAAAAGGAGAAACCACATGATCCTTCCTAGATCAAACTGCAGCCAGAATATCTCCATTGCAATCCCTAACAATAATTCCAATACCAATCCTCCTGTTATTTAGATCAACAGCCGCATCAAAATTAAGCTTACAATTATCCCCCACAGGTATTTGCCATCTTCTTCTTTCCCTCCTTGCTTCACACCTCACTCGACTTCCTTCCATTTTTGCATTAGCTTCCTGATACTCTTCCAACCCAGCTAAGGTTGTTCTCACCACATGGCCAGGACTGGCAAACTTGTCTTCAAAGACAAAAGCATTCCTCCTCCCCCATATACCCCTCATGATAGCTACAACCCTTTCCAAACACCCATTTGACAGCCTGTTACTCAACTCAGACCACAATCTCGAAAAATCATGAATCTGGTTCAGCCACTTTCTCACATGACTACTGTTTTCATCCCATACATCAGCAGCTGCAGGACAACACCATAGAGCATGTTGCACGTCCTCTTCTTCCCTTCTACACATAGGACACAAAGAGTCCTCAGTCACCTTTCTTTTGAACAAGTTAGACTTCGTGGGCAAAGCATTATTTAAGGCATTCCATACAAAGTGCCTACGACCACCAGGTACATCCATCGACCACAAATTCTTCCACTGCTCTGCATCTTTTCTTACCTCAGATGTGCTCCCTCTTCTCTCATACTGCCATTGAACCTCAGCATGGTAAGTACTCCTCACAGTAAACTTACCCTTCTTTGAGAAACCCCAAAACATCTTATCATTAGCCCCAAGACAACTAATAGGGATGGCACAAATCATCTCAGCTTCAGGCTTGACAAATATCCTATCAATCAGTTCCACTTCCATTCCTTTCTCACTTCATCAATTAAAACAACCACTTTAACATCATCTGCAAGGAC is a window from the Juglans regia cultivar Chandler chromosome 7, Walnut 2.0, whole genome shotgun sequence genome containing:
- the LOC118348889 gene encoding uncharacterized protein LOC118348889, which translates into the protein MEVELIDRIFVKPEAEMICAIPISCLGANDKMFWGFSKKGKFTVRSTYHAEVQWQYERRGSTSEVRKDAEQWKNLWSMDVPGGRRHFVWNALNNALPTKSNLFKRKVTEDSLCPMCRREEEDVQHALWCCPAAADVWDENSSHVRKWLNQIHDFSRLWSELSNRLSNGCLERVVAIMRGIWGRRNAFVFEDKFASPGHVVRTTLAGLEEYQEANAKMEGSRVRCEARRERRRWQIPVGDNCKLNFDAAVDLNNRRIGIGIIVRDCNGDILAAV